From Kitasatospora sp. MAP12-44:
GGCGGGACCGGTCATCGAGGCCGCTATCTTCTGGGATGCCGTGCGGGCCGCACCGGCGTAGGGGGCCGAGGAATCGGCCACGGCGAGCGCGGCGACCAGCGCCGAGGCTTCGTCGGCGGTGAAACGGATCGGGGGGAGCGTCATCGCCGGGTCGATCGACCAGCCCCCGCCTCGCCCTGGGGTGGCCCGCACCGGGACACCGGCCTCCAGCAGTGCCTGAAGGTCGCGTTGCACCGTGCGCGCGGCGACCTCGAACCGCGCGGCGAGCGCCGCGACCGTCAACGGCCGCGGCGCCGCCGCGCGCAGCTCTTCCACCAGCGCATAGAGCCGAGCAGTGCGATTCATGCGGCTGACGCTACCGTCACGCGGTGGCCAGGAACTCGCGCTCACGCTGCAGTTCGCGCTCGGTGATGGCCAACGGGAACAGCGTGAAGCCGTGCATCGCGCCGGCGACGACGCCGAGTAGCCAGCGGGCGGCCGCTTCGCAGTCGTCGGGTCCGGCGGGGAACGGGTGCTCCGGCGCCAGGCGGTAGTCCACGCTCACCACGGCCAGCCGGGCCTGCACGGCAGTCCGCCACAGCCTCTCGTCCTGCCCGTCCGCGGAGCCGAACGCCCAGCCGCCGCCGTGGATGTGGAGGTACACGCCGTCCACGTGATCCGGCACGAACACCCGGACCTTGACCCCGCCCGCGATGACGCGGTCCTGGCCCTGCGGCAGTCGCACCGGCGGCGTGTCGCCGCCGAGCCGGTTGCGCCGCAGGAGGGCCAGTA
This genomic window contains:
- a CDS encoding alpha/beta hydrolase, producing MTKTDEDCLAETLAFNDQFEAAAASRPPRGQAPGAAVLALLRRNRLGGDTPPVRLPQGQDRVIAGGVKVRVFVPDHVDGVYLHIHGGGWAFGSADGQDERLWRTAVQARLAVVSVDYRLAPEHPFPAGPDDCEAAARWLLGVVAGAMHGFTLFPLAITERELQREREFLATA